The following nucleotide sequence is from Acidimicrobiales bacterium.
CACGCCCGGCCCGAGCTGGCCGGGGTGTTCGGGAGCCGGGTGGCCCGGCTCGGCAGCTCCATCGAGCGCAAGGCGCTGCGCCACTACCTGGGGCGGGCCTATGCCACGGTGGCGTCGATCGCCCTCGGCGTGACGGTGTACGACACGCAGTGCGGGGCGAAGGTGTTCCGTGTCACCGACACCCTGGTCGCCGCGCTCGCCGAGCCCTTCCGGACGTCGTGGGCCTTCGACGTCGAGCTGCTCGACCGGTTGCTGCACGGGAGCGGCGACGTGCCCGGTGTCCCGGTGACGCGTTTCCTCGAGGTGCCCCTCGAGACATGGCGCGACGTCACGGGCTCGAAACTGCGGGTGGCCCCGGCGTTCGACGCCTTCGTGGACCTCGTGACGATCGCCCGCCGGCGCGCCCGGCGATCGCGCCCGCCCGGCGGGCCCGGGCCGGGCACCGCCGGCACGGTCAGGGCGCTGCGACCGCGGCCGGGCTCGGGGGAGCGCCGGGCGACGCCCGGCGACGTCGGGACGTGACGAC
It contains:
- a CDS encoding glycosyltransferase translates to MSAPGPTVVVVPCFNEERRLDERAFTDLVAGDEVRLVFVDDGSTDATGRVLDRLAAGCEGIEVVSLAANTGKAEAVRRGLLVAVRGGAGTVGYYDADLATPPAELLRLTRQLHARPELAGVFGSRVARLGSSIERKALRHYLGRAYATVASIALGVTVYDTQCGAKVFRVTDTLVAALAEPFRTSWAFDVELLDRLLHGSGDVPGVPVTRFLEVPLETWRDVTGSKLRVAPAFDAFVDLVTIARRRARRSRPPGGPGPGTAGTVRALRPRPGSGERRATPGDVGT